The following are encoded in a window of Anopheles stephensi strain Indian chromosome X, UCI_ANSTEP_V1.0, whole genome shotgun sequence genomic DNA:
- the LOC118505768 gene encoding carboxypeptidase B-like, producing the protein MNPTYSNRISVGLLILVLLQCYTAGHTLPKVGSVKEQADQPATRIDATATSQPVKYDGAQLWRIAYDDQPKKNAVAELQDRFDASMWNYNATSVDIFVRGQQIMKAECFLRAANIPYEVVIEDMQRAIDTENPSLEETELWENRNGHRMTWTAYHRLADIYDWMDYVAQTYPDLCSTKSIGKSVQGRELKVLRISNGNPSNKAIWMDGGIHAREWISPATVTYIANELVEDWDNQPAHLRNVDWYILPVHNPDGYEHSHQYDRLWRKNRGGLQYGPCAGVDLNRNYGYKWGGQGTSKQPCSEIFAGSGPFSEPETKAVSEFMQSSAANWQGFLTFHSYGQYILYPWGYDRVVPPDHADLKRVGDAAAEQIQQGSGSRYTVGPSGSTLYPAAGGSDDWARGALNIKYAYTVELRDTGRYGFVLPANQIKPTGDEAVQFVDVIAQEVAKL; encoded by the exons ATGAACCCAACATACTCCAACCGAATATCGGTTGGCCTTTTGATTTTGGTCCTGCTGCAATGCTACACCGCCGGACACACACTGCCGAAGGTTGGCAGCGTTAAGGAGCAAGCCGATCAGCCAGCGACCCGGATCGACGCTACCGCAACATCTCAACCGGTCAAATACGATGGTGCCCAGCTGTGGCGCATCGCTTACGACGATCAACCGAAGAAGAATGCCGTCGCTGAGCTGCAGGATCGATTCG ATGCCTCCATGTGGAACTATAATGCCACCTCGGTGGATATCTTTGTCCGTGGACAGCAGATCATGAAGGCGGAATGTTTCCTCCGGGCGGCCAACATCCCGTACGAGGTGGTCATCGAGGATATGCAGCGTGCAATCGATACCGAGAATCCATCGCTCGAGGAAACGGAGTTGTGGGAAAACCGGAACG GGCACCGCATGACGTGGACGGCGTACCACCGCCTAGCGGACATCTACGACTGGATGGATTATGTCGCCCAAACCTACCCGGACCTTTGCAGCACCAAGTCGATCGGCAAGAGTGTGCAGGGTCGCGAGCTGAAGGTGTTGCGCATCTCCAACGGCAATCCGTCCAACAAAGCGATCTGGATGGACGGTGGTATACATGCGCGGGAATGGATCAGCCCGGCCACCGTTACGTACATCGCGAACGAGCTGGTCGAGGACTGGGACAATCAGCCGGCCCATCTGCGAAACGTCGACTGGTACATACTGCCGGTGCACAATCCGGACGGGTACGAACATTCGCACCAGTACGATCGGTTGTGGCGCAAAAACCGGGGCGGCCTACAGTATGGGCCGTGTGCCGGCGTCGATCTGAACCGTAACTACGGATATAAATGGGGCGGCCAGGGTACGTCGAAGCAACCGTGTTCGGAAATATTTGCCGGTTCGGGCCCATTCTCCGAGCCGGAAACGAAAGCGGTGAGCGAGTTTATGCAGTCGTCGGCTGCCAATTGGCAAGGGTTCCTAACGTTCCACAGCTACGGCCAGTACATCCTGTACCCGTGGGGATACGATCGTGTTGTACCGCCGGATCATGCCGATCTGAAGCGGGTCGGTGATGCTGCCGCGGAG cAAATACAGCAAGGAAGTGGTTCGCGATACACGGTGGGACCGTCCGGTAGCACACTCTACCCGGCGGCAGGCGGTTCCGACGATTGGGCACGCGGTGCACTCAACATAAAGTACGCGTACACGGTCGAGCTGCGCGATACCGGCCGGTACGGGTTCGTGCTGCCCGCGAACCAAATCAAACCGACCGGCGACGAAGCCGTTCAGTTTGTCGACGTTATTGCACAGGAAGTGGCCAAACTGTAA
- the LOC118505765 gene encoding myrosinase 1-like produces the protein MHSQHSLLAVGLLVVINLNGYYSYITTGIPQLVEHDRRRELALVPSKLQQALSKKPSHRSTTSQSDNDFRFPDDFLFGAATAAYQIEGAWNEDGKGPSVWDTLTHDHPELVVDRATGDRAADSYHLYTNDIESLAFVGFDFYRFSIAWSRLLPRGDRSSLNVRAVEYYNRLIDELVANGIEPVVTMLHYDVPQYLQNLGGFASPLIVDYFREYADTLFQTFGDRVKLWITHNEPYDFCVEGYGTGKTGPLVYASGVGEYLCAHHVLLSHAAAYQLYNAKYRQTQNGLMGITLSGRYYYPATNATAQEAVDRAIEFQIGWFADPLFGATGNYPAVMIDEIAKHSQLEGRTRSRLPTFTDTDRSLLRGSADFFAYNYYSSRLVELDGTDYDPLQTPSWQRDARIIQSVDPGWSRAKSSWLYVVPEGLRGILNWVRKRYHNPNVLITENGYSDDGQLDDTARIDYYARHLHAVLGALIEDGCNVAGFTAWSIIDNFEWLRGYSEKFGLFYVNFSDPLLKRIPKRSANFMASVISTRTIPTE, from the exons ATGCATTCTCAGCACTCGCTGTTGGCTGTGGGGTTGTTAGTGGTGATTAATTTAAATGGCTACTACAGTTACATTACGACCGGTATACCACAGCTAGTAGAACACGACCGTAGACGAGAGCTAGCGTTAGTACCGTCGAAGCTTCAGCAAGCGCTATCGAAGAAACCATCCCACCGATCAACCACCAGCCAATCGGACAACGATTTCCGGTTCCCGGACGATTTTCTGTTCGGTGCGGCAACGGCAGCGTACCAGATCGAAGGTGCCTGGAACGAGGACGGCAAGGGACCGAGCGTATGGGACACGCTAACACACGACCATCCCGAGCTGGTAGTCGACCGGGCAACAGGTGACCGGGCCGCCGATTCGTACCATCTCTACACAAACGATATCGAATCGCTGGCGTTCGTTGGGTTTGATTTCTATCGCTTTTCGATCGCCTGGTCCCGGCTGCTACCGCGGGGTGATCGATCGTCGTTGAATGTGCGCGCGGTCGAGTATTACAACCGGCTGATCGATGAGCTGGTAGCGAACGGCATAGAGCCGGTGGTGACGATGCTGCACTACGATGTGCCACAGTATTTGCAAAATTTGGGAGGCTTTGCATCGCCACTGATAGTGGATTACTTCCGGGAGTATGCGGACACACTCTTCCAGACGTTTGGCGATCGA GTCAAATTGTGGATCACTCACAATGAACCGTACGATTTTTGTGTGGAAGGGTACGGTACGGGCAAAACGGGCCCACTCGTCTATGCCTCCGGTGTGGGTGAGTATCTGTGTGCCCATCACGTGCTGCTGAGCCACGCTGCAGCCTACCAGCTGTACAACGCAAAGTACCGGCAAACTCAAAACGGTTTGATGGGTATAACGCTCAGCGGACGATACTACTATCCGGCCACCAATGCCACTGCGCAGGAAGCCGTGGACCGTGCGATAGAGTTTCAG ATTGGCTGGTTTGCCGATCCCCTGTTCGGAGCGACCGGTAACTATCCGGCCGTAATGATAGATGAAATTGCCAAGCACAGCCAACTCGAGGGTCGTACCCGTTCCCGGCTTCCAACCTTCACCGACACCGACCGTTCGCTTTTACGGGGTAGTGCCGACTTTTTCGCCTATAACTATTACTCCAGCCGGCTGGTGGAGCTCGACGGTACGGATTATGATCCGCTGCAAACGCCCTCGTGGCAGCGGGATGCGCGGATTATTCAATCCGTCGATCCCGGCTGGAGCCGGGCAAAATCCTCCTGGCTGTACGTAGTACCGGAAGGGTTGCGTGGCATACTGAACTGGGTTCGCAAACGTTACCACAATCCAAACGTGCTCATCACCGAGAACGGTTACTCCGACGACGGGCAGCTCGATGATACGGCACGCATCGATTACTATGCACGCCATTTGCACGCAGTGCTCGGTGCGTTGATCGAAGATGGGTGTAACGTAGCCGGTTTTACCGCCTGGAGCATCATCGACAACTTCGAATGGTTGCGAGGATACAG TGAAAAATTTGGCCTGTTCTACGTAAACTTCAGTGATCCGCTACTAAAACGGATTCCCAAACGGTCGGCCAACTTCATGGCAAGCGTTATCAGCACACGCACCATACCGACGGAGTAG